GGGGGCAGGGTAGCCCGTTTCCCCTTGCGATGAGAACGCCCGTTCTCATACGGTGGAGAACGATCGTTCTCGCCCGTCTCGCTTCGGAGGATCCGCCGTGACACGTCCGCCCCTGCCCCCTTTCACCGAAGAGTCCGCCCGCGCCAAGGTCCAGGCCGCCGAGGACGCCTGGAACAGCCGGGATCCCGAGCGCGTCGCCCTCGCGTACACGGAGGACTCGGTCTGGCGCAACCGCGACCGGTTCCTCACCGGGCGCGCCGAGATACGCGAGTTCCTCGCCGCGAAGTGGGAGCGCGAGCTCGACTACCGCCTCCGCAAGGAGCTTTGGGCCTTCACCGGCAACCGCATCTCGGTCCGCTTCGCGTACGAGTG
Above is a genomic segment from Streptomyces sp. NBC_01233 containing:
- a CDS encoding nuclear transport factor 2 family protein; amino-acid sequence: MTRPPLPPFTEESARAKVQAAEDAWNSRDPERVALAYTEDSVWRNRDRFLTGRAEIREFLAAKWERELDYRLRKELWAFTGNRISVRFAYEWHDGDGRWFRSHGNEQWEFDDDGLMRRREASINDVPISAEDRRLF